In the Brucella anthropi ATCC 49188 genome, one interval contains:
- a CDS encoding retropepsin-like aspartic protease family protein has protein sequence MARVFTILLVFAGLAIAFPLLFEKFRQQPESGSGTSATASTAPSQNPAAYSGRRTQITPDSRGHFITDIKIAGQSLRAMVDTGASVVAINANAARRIGLSLKPDDFKYRVSTANGETVAASAILPSIEIGRIRVEDVEAMVLRDDALSDTLLGMSFLKRLRHYEVSNGVLVLTQ, from the coding sequence ATGGCGCGGGTTTTTACGATCCTTCTGGTATTTGCGGGACTGGCAATTGCCTTCCCGCTTCTGTTTGAAAAATTCAGGCAACAGCCAGAATCCGGTTCAGGCACGTCAGCGACAGCTTCAACTGCTCCTTCGCAAAACCCCGCCGCCTATAGCGGACGCCGCACGCAGATCACACCGGACAGTCGTGGCCATTTCATCACGGACATAAAAATTGCCGGGCAATCCCTTCGTGCAATGGTGGACACGGGGGCGAGCGTGGTTGCGATCAACGCAAACGCTGCACGACGCATCGGCCTGTCGCTCAAACCCGATGATTTCAAGTATCGCGTTTCGACCGCCAATGGCGAAACCGTCGCTGCATCCGCCATCCTGCCCAGCATCGAAATCGGGCGTATTCGTGTAGAGGATGTGGAGGCCATGGTTCTGCGCGACGATGCCCTGTCCGATACGCTTCTCGGCATGAGCTTTCTGAAACGTCTGCGTCACTATGAAGTTTCAAACGGCGTACTCGTGCTGACGCAATGA
- the upp gene encoding uracil phosphoribosyltransferase, which yields MGVTVVSHPLVQHKLTIMRKKETSTASFRRLLKEISLLLCYEVTRDLELTTMPIETPLMPMDAPVLEGKKLVFASILRAGNGLLEGMLDLVPAARVAHIGLYRDHDTLQPVEYYFKAPEDIVNRLIIVVDPMLATGHSAIAAIDKLKERGATNIRFLCLLAAPEGIKRFTEAHPDVDVFTASIDERLDEKGYIVPGLGDAGDRMYGTK from the coding sequence ATGGGCGTTACAGTCGTCAGCCATCCGCTTGTCCAGCACAAGCTCACCATCATGCGCAAGAAGGAAACGTCCACAGCCAGCTTTCGGCGGCTGCTGAAGGAAATATCGCTGTTGCTCTGCTATGAAGTGACACGCGATCTCGAACTGACCACGATGCCGATCGAAACCCCGTTGATGCCAATGGATGCGCCGGTCCTTGAAGGCAAGAAGCTTGTCTTCGCCTCGATCCTCCGCGCAGGCAATGGTCTTCTCGAAGGCATGCTCGATCTGGTGCCCGCCGCGCGCGTCGCCCATATCGGCCTTTATCGTGATCACGATACGCTGCAGCCGGTCGAATATTACTTCAAGGCGCCGGAAGACATCGTCAACCGCCTCATCATCGTGGTCGACCCGATGCTCGCCACCGGACATTCGGCAATTGCAGCCATCGACAAGCTGAAGGAACGCGGCGCGACCAATATCCGCTTCCTCTGTCTGCTGGCTGCACCGGAAGGCATCAAGCGCTTTACCGAAGCCCACCCGGATGTCGACGTGTTCACGGCCTCCATCGACGAACGCCTCGACGAAAAGGGCTATATCGTTCCCGGTCTCGGCGATGCCGGCGACCGTATGTACGGTACGAAGTAA
- the ubiE gene encoding bifunctional demethylmenaquinone methyltransferase/2-methoxy-6-polyprenyl-1,4-benzoquinol methylase UbiE translates to MSQQNGNADRVGAQGGMEHSFGFKAVDESEKQGLVNDVFHKVASKYDVMNDLMSAGMHRVWKDAMIAWLAPSKRPGWTSLDVAGGTGDIAFRIVEASGRQAHVTILDINGSMLGVGRERAIKKGLADNLEFVEASAEELPFEDASFDAYTISFGIRNVPHIDKALSEAYRVLKPGGRFLCLEFSEVELPVLDKVYDQWSFHAIPRIGKMITGDADSYSYLVESIRKFPKQQDFAAMIEKAGFERVSYRNFTGGIAALHSGWKL, encoded by the coding sequence ATGAGCCAGCAGAACGGCAATGCGGACCGCGTGGGCGCACAAGGTGGCATGGAGCATTCATTCGGCTTCAAGGCGGTTGACGAAAGCGAAAAGCAGGGTCTGGTCAACGACGTTTTCCATAAGGTCGCCAGCAAGTACGACGTGATGAACGATCTCATGTCGGCGGGCATGCACCGCGTTTGGAAAGATGCGATGATCGCATGGCTGGCACCATCGAAGCGCCCCGGCTGGACCTCGCTCGACGTTGCAGGCGGCACCGGCGATATTGCTTTCCGCATTGTGGAGGCTTCCGGTCGTCAGGCCCATGTCACCATTCTTGATATCAATGGCTCGATGCTTGGCGTCGGTCGTGAACGGGCGATCAAGAAGGGCCTTGCCGACAATCTCGAATTTGTTGAAGCCAGTGCCGAAGAGCTGCCATTTGAAGATGCGAGCTTCGATGCTTACACGATTTCGTTCGGCATTCGCAATGTTCCACATATCGACAAGGCGCTGTCCGAAGCTTATCGCGTGTTGAAGCCGGGCGGTCGTTTCCTTTGCCTCGAATTCTCCGAGGTTGAACTGCCGGTTCTCGACAAGGTTTACGACCAGTGGTCGTTCCACGCCATTCCGCGTATCGGCAAGATGATTACCGGCGATGCCGATTCTTACAGCTATCTGGTCGAATCAATCCGCAAATTCCCCAAGCAGCAGGATTTTGCCGCGATGATCGAGAAGGCTGGTTTCGAGCGCGTGAGCTATCGCAATTTCACTGGTGGCATTGCCGCGCTGCATTCCGGCTGGAAGCTTTGA
- the ubiB gene encoding 2-polyprenylphenol 6-hydroxylase — protein sequence MSNLSAAFRLMRAGWVLTREGVISALPVEGLSGLPAFGHKIAGLLARPRARHMQRSERMSRAMNKLGPSYVKLGQFLATRPDIVGRDVAADLELLQDRLDFFPQIDAVAAIEGSLGRKIDDLYLHFDAPIAAASMAQVHPAEIMKDGTRQKVAVKVIRPGVRQRFVRDLEGFYMVARMQERHVPFTRRLRPVQVVETLQQTTRIEMDLRLEAAALSEIAENIKGDAGFRVPQVDWERTGRDVLTLEWIDGTKMSDISALAAAGFDLKKLAETLIQSFLRHTLRDGFFHADMHPGNLFVDPQGIIVAVDFGITGRLNKQQRRFLAEILYGFITRDYMRVAEVHFEAGYVPHTHDVASFAQAIRAIGEPIHGQPAETISMAKLLTLLFEVTELFDMETRPELLMLQKTMVVVEGVSRTLDPHFNMWKAAEPVVGDWIAKNLGPQGMLADAKDSAYSLLHFTRKTPELVARVERVSVALDDMAANGLRFDEATAEAIGRAEARHSRWGRIAQVVIAVSLAVIAIKLYIWL from the coding sequence ATGAGTAATCTATCCGCCGCTTTCCGGCTGATGCGGGCCGGATGGGTTTTGACACGTGAAGGCGTTATCAGCGCCTTGCCGGTGGAAGGGCTCTCTGGCCTTCCGGCATTCGGACACAAGATTGCCGGTCTTCTGGCGCGTCCGCGCGCACGCCACATGCAGCGTTCCGAACGTATGTCGCGGGCCATGAACAAGCTTGGTCCGTCCTATGTGAAGCTCGGCCAGTTTCTGGCAACACGGCCCGATATTGTCGGGCGCGATGTCGCTGCCGATCTCGAACTTTTGCAGGACAGGCTCGACTTCTTCCCACAGATCGACGCAGTTGCTGCTATCGAAGGCTCGCTTGGCCGCAAGATCGATGATCTTTACCTGCATTTCGATGCGCCGATAGCGGCGGCGTCGATGGCGCAGGTTCACCCGGCTGAAATCATGAAAGACGGAACGCGCCAGAAGGTTGCGGTCAAGGTCATTCGTCCGGGCGTGCGCCAGCGTTTCGTCCGCGACCTTGAAGGTTTCTACATGGTCGCGCGCATGCAGGAGCGTCATGTTCCGTTTACGCGCCGCCTGCGCCCGGTTCAGGTTGTCGAGACGCTGCAGCAGACCACCCGTATCGAGATGGATCTGCGTCTTGAAGCGGCAGCACTGTCCGAGATCGCCGAGAATATCAAGGGCGATGCCGGTTTCCGCGTTCCACAGGTGGACTGGGAGCGCACCGGTCGCGATGTGCTGACGCTCGAATGGATCGACGGCACCAAGATGTCGGATATTTCGGCGCTGGCCGCTGCCGGTTTTGATCTCAAGAAACTGGCCGAAACGTTGATCCAGTCTTTCCTGCGCCATACGCTGCGCGATGGCTTTTTCCATGCCGACATGCATCCGGGCAATCTGTTCGTCGATCCGCAAGGCATTATCGTTGCGGTCGATTTCGGCATCACCGGGCGGCTCAACAAGCAGCAGCGGCGTTTCCTTGCCGAAATTCTCTATGGCTTCATCACGCGTGATTATATGCGCGTGGCGGAAGTGCATTTCGAAGCAGGCTACGTGCCGCACACCCACGATGTGGCAAGCTTTGCGCAGGCCATCCGCGCCATTGGCGAGCCGATCCATGGTCAGCCGGCGGAAACCATTTCCATGGCCAAGCTGCTCACGCTGCTGTTCGAAGTGACCGAGCTTTTCGACATGGAGACCCGACCGGAACTTCTGATGCTCCAGAAAACAATGGTCGTCGTGGAAGGGGTGTCGCGTACGCTCGATCCGCATTTCAACATGTGGAAGGCTGCGGAACCGGTGGTGGGCGACTGGATCGCCAAGAATCTCGGACCGCAAGGTATGCTTGCCGATGCGAAGGACAGCGCTTATTCGCTGCTGCATTTCACGCGCAAGACGCCGGAACTTGTTGCGCGTGTGGAACGGGTTTCCGTTGCTCTGGACGATATGGCAGCGAACGGATTGCGCTTTGACGAAGCGACGGCAGAAGCTATCGGCCGGGCTGAAGCGCGCCACTCACGTTGGGGTCGCATCGCGCAGGTGGTGATTGCGGTCTCGCTCGCAGTGATAGCGATTAAGCTTTATATTTGGCTGTAG
- the coaBC gene encoding bifunctional phosphopantothenoylcysteine decarboxylase/phosphopantothenate--cysteine ligase CoaBC — protein MASITIRNLDDDAKERLRIRAAQNGRSMEEEARILLAGQDIAPQAVAVSSGAGASLAGKRILLIIGGGIAAYKTPDLIRRLRERGAHVRPLMTAAAQQFVTPLTIGAVSADHVFTDLFSREDEQDVGHIRLARDADLIVVAPATADLMAKMANGLADDLASAVLLARKVPVLVAPAMNPAMWDNPATRRNRLTLEKDGVRFIGPERGEMAESGEAGTGRMSEPLAIVAAIENLLAPQAKPLAGKTIVMTSGPTHEPIDPVRYIANRSSGKQGHAIAAALARLGATVHLVSGPVTIPDPEGVDVIHVETAREMKAAVERHLPADAAIMVAAVADWRTANEAGQKIKKKPGESAPTLAMVENPDILAGVGHSDKRPGLVVGFAAETQDVAENARAKLEKKGADWIVANDVSHAPDGSSVMGGDRNRVRILSRSGIEEWPEMSKEQVAEKLAEKIAERLLETKG, from the coding sequence ATGGCCAGCATTACCATCCGTAATCTCGATGATGACGCCAAGGAACGGCTGCGTATCAGGGCAGCGCAGAACGGGCGCTCCATGGAAGAGGAAGCGCGCATTCTGTTGGCCGGGCAGGATATAGCTCCGCAGGCTGTTGCAGTGTCTTCCGGCGCGGGTGCGTCGCTGGCCGGGAAGCGCATTCTTCTCATTATCGGTGGCGGCATTGCCGCCTATAAGACGCCGGACCTCATCCGCCGTCTGCGTGAACGTGGCGCGCATGTGCGCCCGTTGATGACGGCTGCAGCGCAGCAATTCGTGACACCGCTGACCATTGGCGCAGTTTCTGCCGATCATGTCTTCACCGATCTGTTCTCGCGTGAGGACGAGCAGGATGTCGGGCATATCCGGCTTGCCCGCGATGCGGACCTGATCGTCGTCGCGCCCGCGACCGCTGACCTTATGGCGAAGATGGCGAACGGGCTTGCCGATGATCTGGCCAGTGCGGTGCTGCTTGCTCGCAAAGTTCCAGTGCTTGTTGCGCCTGCCATGAACCCGGCCATGTGGGACAATCCCGCGACGAGACGCAATCGTCTGACGCTCGAAAAAGACGGCGTTCGCTTCATCGGCCCGGAGAGGGGGGAGATGGCGGAAAGCGGTGAAGCCGGAACCGGACGAATGAGCGAGCCACTGGCGATTGTCGCGGCGATCGAGAACCTGCTTGCTCCGCAGGCAAAGCCGCTTGCAGGCAAAACCATTGTCATGACGTCCGGCCCGACGCACGAGCCAATTGATCCGGTGCGCTACATTGCCAACCGTTCGTCGGGCAAGCAGGGCCACGCTATTGCGGCGGCGCTGGCGCGGCTTGGTGCGACGGTGCATCTGGTGTCCGGCCCGGTCACCATTCCTGACCCCGAAGGCGTCGATGTCATTCATGTCGAGACGGCGCGTGAAATGAAGGCTGCTGTGGAGCGGCATCTTCCTGCCGATGCGGCAATTATGGTTGCAGCGGTTGCCGACTGGCGCACGGCCAATGAAGCCGGACAGAAGATCAAGAAGAAACCCGGTGAAAGCGCGCCGACGCTTGCCATGGTCGAGAACCCGGACATTCTGGCCGGTGTCGGCCATAGCGACAAGCGTCCCGGCCTCGTCGTCGGCTTTGCAGCAGAAACGCAGGACGTGGCCGAAAACGCGAGAGCCAAGCTTGAAAAGAAGGGCGCGGACTGGATCGTCGCCAACGATGTTTCGCATGCGCCGGATGGCAGTAGCGTCATGGGCGGCGACCGCAATCGTGTCCGCATTCTAAGCCGTTCCGGCATCGAGGAATGGCCGGAAATGAGCAAGGAACAAGTGGCTGAAAAACTGGCGGAGAAGATTGCTGAGCGGCTTTTGGAAACGAAAGGCTAA
- a CDS encoding APH(3')-II family aminoglycoside O-phosphotransferase, which produces MTDPVLAALDLPDALLHRLAGYSSQQDELGRSTANVLLLDHDEHEPLVLKIEPASTVSELAGEGARLEWLARQGLPCPKVVAYETQADHHFLLMTRLAGSDLASSVGTLPADSIVSILATALKALHSVDPAACPFDHRLDRRIEDARKRVEAGAVDEDDFDDEREGRSAEDLFTELCRLKPSQEDVVVTHGDACLPNFMASECAFTGFIDCGRLGRADRHQDLALACWSIRYNLGDEWVQPFLDIYGGPAIDETKIAYYRLLDEFF; this is translated from the coding sequence ATGACCGATCCTGTTCTGGCTGCTCTCGATTTGCCCGATGCGTTGCTGCATCGGCTTGCCGGTTATAGCAGCCAGCAGGATGAGCTTGGCCGCTCGACCGCCAATGTCCTGCTTCTCGATCATGACGAACATGAACCGCTCGTTCTGAAAATCGAACCGGCCAGCACCGTCAGCGAACTTGCCGGTGAAGGCGCCCGGCTCGAATGGCTCGCAAGGCAGGGATTGCCTTGCCCCAAGGTCGTCGCTTACGAGACGCAGGCCGACCACCACTTTCTTTTGATGACGCGCCTTGCCGGATCGGACCTCGCCTCATCTGTCGGCACTCTCCCGGCGGACAGCATCGTCTCCATTCTCGCGACAGCCTTGAAGGCGCTGCACAGCGTCGATCCCGCCGCTTGTCCCTTCGACCACCGGCTGGACCGTCGCATTGAAGACGCGCGCAAGCGGGTCGAAGCCGGTGCCGTCGATGAAGATGATTTCGATGACGAGCGCGAAGGCCGCAGCGCCGAAGACCTGTTCACCGAACTTTGCCGCCTGAAACCGTCACAGGAAGATGTGGTCGTGACTCACGGCGATGCTTGCTTGCCAAATTTCATGGCCAGCGAATGTGCATTCACCGGCTTTATCGACTGTGGCAGGCTCGGCCGTGCAGACCGCCATCAGGATCTCGCACTAGCCTGCTGGAGCATTCGCTACAATCTGGGCGACGAATGGGTACAGCCTTTTCTCGACATTTATGGCGGCCCGGCAATCGACGAAACGAAAATTGCCTATTACCGTTTGCTGGACGAGTTTTTCTAA
- a CDS encoding peptide chain release factor 3, translating to MPADHPVSKRRTFAIIAHPDAGKTTLTEKLLLFGGAIQLAGEVKAKKDRIQTRSDWMNIERDRGISVVTSVMTFEYKDCIFNLLDTPGHEDFADDTYRTLTAVDSAVMVIDAAKGIEPRTLKLFEVCRMRDIPIVTFVNKMDREARDPLEILDEIEEKLALDTAPITWPIGSGKSFAGTFDLHNDTMRRQDNEEQPTKVSGPEEAAALLPENEREAWLEGVELARGVCRPFDLASFREGHMTPVYFGSALKNYGVRDLIEAFCDFGPSPRDQQADTRMVGSTEDKMTGFVFKIQANMDPNHRDRIAFLRVCSGKLSRGMKAKLVRTGKPMSLSAPQFFFARSRQIADEAFAGDVVGIPNHGTLRIGDTLTEGEDILFRGVPNFAPEILRRVRLDDAMKAKKLREALQQMAEEGVVQLFVPDDGSPAIVGVVGALQIDVLTERLKVEYSLPVGFEMSRFSVCRWITADDPAELDRFIASHRADIAHDLDHDPVFLAQNGFSLNYEAERWKDIRFATVKDYQVRDKA from the coding sequence ATGCCCGCTGACCATCCCGTTTCCAAGCGCCGCACATTCGCGATCATCGCGCACCCGGACGCCGGTAAGACCACGCTGACCGAAAAGCTGCTGCTGTTCGGCGGCGCCATCCAGCTCGCCGGTGAGGTGAAGGCCAAGAAGGACCGCATCCAGACCCGGTCGGACTGGATGAACATCGAGCGCGACCGCGGCATCTCGGTCGTCACCTCGGTGATGACCTTCGAATACAAGGACTGCATCTTCAACCTGCTCGATACACCGGGCCACGAAGACTTTGCGGACGATACCTACCGCACGCTGACTGCCGTGGATTCCGCCGTCATGGTCATTGACGCCGCCAAGGGTATTGAGCCGCGCACGCTGAAGCTGTTCGAAGTCTGTCGTATGCGCGACATTCCAATCGTCACCTTCGTCAACAAGATGGACCGCGAAGCGCGCGATCCGCTCGAAATTCTCGACGAGATCGAAGAAAAGCTGGCGCTCGACACGGCTCCGATCACCTGGCCTATCGGCTCAGGCAAGAGCTTTGCAGGCACCTTTGACTTGCATAACGACACGATGCGTCGTCAGGACAATGAAGAGCAGCCGACCAAGGTCAGCGGCCCGGAAGAAGCCGCCGCGCTGCTGCCTGAAAACGAACGCGAGGCATGGCTGGAAGGTGTGGAACTGGCACGCGGCGTCTGCCGTCCGTTCGACCTCGCCTCCTTCCGCGAAGGTCATATGACGCCGGTTTATTTCGGTTCGGCGCTGAAGAATTACGGCGTGCGCGACCTGATCGAAGCTTTCTGCGATTTCGGCCCCTCACCCCGCGACCAGCAGGCCGACACGCGCATGGTTGGCTCCACCGAAGACAAGATGACCGGTTTCGTGTTCAAGATTCAGGCCAATATGGACCCGAACCACCGCGACCGCATCGCATTCCTGCGCGTCTGCTCGGGCAAGCTGTCGCGCGGCATGAAAGCAAAGCTGGTGCGCACCGGCAAGCCAATGAGCCTGTCTGCGCCGCAATTTTTCTTCGCACGTTCGCGCCAGATTGCCGACGAAGCCTTTGCGGGCGACGTGGTCGGCATTCCGAACCACGGCACGCTGCGCATCGGCGACACGCTGACCGAGGGTGAAGATATCCTGTTCCGTGGCGTGCCGAACTTCGCGCCGGAAATCCTGCGCCGCGTGCGTCTGGACGACGCCATGAAAGCCAAGAAGCTGCGTGAAGCGCTGCAGCAGATGGCTGAAGAAGGCGTTGTACAGCTCTTCGTGCCTGATGACGGTTCTCCAGCCATTGTCGGCGTTGTCGGCGCTCTTCAGATCGACGTTCTGACCGAACGCCTGAAAGTGGAATATTCGCTGCCGGTCGGCTTTGAAATGTCGCGCTTCTCGGTCTGCCGGTGGATTACGGCAGATGATCCGGCCGAACTCGACCGTTTCATCGCCTCGCATCGTGCCGATATCGCCCATGACCTCGATCACGATCCGGTCTTCCTTGCCCAGAACGGCTTCTCTCTCAATTACGAAGCCGAACGCTGGAAGGATATTCGCTTTGCCACCGTCAAGGACTATCAGGTCCGCGACAAGGCCTGA
- a CDS encoding HdeD family acid-resistance protein has translation MATAHNDFDRPTFPKELSSKWGWFVALGVALLILGGIAFGNLVLATVVSVYYVGLMMLIGGVIEIIHAFGVKTWGSFFFWLLSGLLYTAAGIVAFINPVLAAGVMTFLLAAALLGSGAFRIWLGFKSKPSAGWGWIVAAGVITMLLGLIIAMQWPVNSLFILGLFLAIDLIFQGWSFIAFGLGIKSR, from the coding sequence ATGGCAACAGCTCATAATGATTTCGACCGCCCGACCTTTCCAAAGGAACTTTCCAGCAAATGGGGGTGGTTCGTCGCCCTTGGGGTCGCACTGCTGATCCTCGGAGGCATCGCCTTCGGTAATCTCGTTCTGGCCACCGTGGTCTCGGTCTACTATGTCGGCCTGATGATGCTGATTGGCGGCGTCATCGAGATCATTCACGCCTTCGGCGTCAAAACATGGGGCAGCTTCTTCTTCTGGCTCCTGAGCGGCCTGCTCTACACGGCAGCCGGTATCGTCGCCTTCATCAATCCGGTGCTAGCGGCTGGCGTGATGACCTTCCTTCTGGCAGCAGCCCTTCTCGGTTCCGGTGCTTTCCGCATCTGGCTAGGCTTCAAATCGAAACCGTCCGCCGGTTGGGGCTGGATCGTCGCAGCCGGTGTCATCACCATGCTGCTCGGTCTCATCATCGCCATGCAATGGCCGGTCAACAGCCTGTTCATTCTTGGTCTTTTCCTGGCGATAGACCTGATCTTCCAGGGCTGGTCCTTTATTGCCTTCGGCCTTGGCATCAAGAGCCGATAA
- the cls gene encoding cardiolipin synthase → MFDLVSHYWPHILFVLSGVLGAIAAIHATMTKDEVRTAIGWVGVIVLSPIVGAVVYAIAGVNRIRRSTLTHQRANMGKIALYHLSHFDTTNDLVRAAFGRQFGAMKILGDAVSLYDFTSGNSIEMLETGDEAYAAMLDAISRAERSIMLETYIFDRDAIGEKFADALGDAVKRGVEVRVLVDAVGARYSFPSIVKLLKDKGVAVDVFNGNIIIGLRLPYANLRTHRKILIVDGKIAFTGGMNIRAGFVRAIAGKAVAFDTHFKLEGPAIADLFHIASEDWRFATGELLTGEAWKIAPPENPPGTGTLVRVVGSGPDKNVETNQRMMMGAFSIAEQHILIMTPYLLPDRELISALVTAARRGVSVDIVVPGVNNLKLVDRAMRAQFDQLLKDGCRIWRAGGAFNHSKLMTIDGAWSYVGSSNIDPRSLRLNFEVDLEILDRDVARQVEERIGKVIEGSREVNLARLKNRPFLERLLDRIIWLGSPYL, encoded by the coding sequence ATGTTCGATCTCGTTTCCCACTACTGGCCGCATATCCTGTTCGTTCTGTCGGGCGTTCTGGGCGCGATTGCCGCCATTCACGCGACGATGACGAAGGACGAGGTACGCACGGCCATCGGCTGGGTAGGCGTGATTGTGCTGTCGCCCATCGTCGGGGCGGTGGTCTATGCCATTGCGGGCGTGAACCGTATCCGGCGGTCGACGCTCACCCACCAGCGCGCCAATATGGGCAAGATCGCGCTCTATCACCTGTCGCATTTCGATACGACGAACGACCTCGTGCGCGCCGCCTTCGGACGTCAGTTCGGGGCGATGAAGATATTGGGCGATGCCGTCAGCCTCTATGATTTCACCAGCGGCAACAGCATCGAGATGCTGGAAACGGGGGACGAAGCCTACGCCGCAATGCTCGACGCGATAAGCAGAGCCGAGCGCAGCATCATGCTGGAAACCTATATTTTCGACCGGGACGCCATTGGCGAAAAATTTGCCGATGCTCTGGGTGATGCGGTCAAGCGCGGTGTGGAAGTGCGGGTGCTGGTCGACGCTGTCGGCGCGCGCTATTCCTTTCCGAGCATCGTGAAGCTTTTGAAGGACAAGGGTGTTGCCGTCGATGTGTTCAACGGCAACATCATCATCGGGTTGCGCCTGCCTTATGCGAACCTGCGCACCCACCGCAAAATTCTCATTGTTGACGGCAAGATCGCCTTTACCGGCGGCATGAATATCAGAGCGGGTTTCGTGCGTGCGATCGCGGGCAAAGCGGTTGCCTTCGATACGCATTTCAAGCTTGAAGGCCCGGCGATTGCCGATCTCTTCCATATTGCATCCGAAGACTGGCGCTTTGCGACCGGCGAACTTCTGACCGGCGAGGCATGGAAGATAGCGCCGCCGGAAAACCCGCCGGGAACGGGAACGCTGGTGCGTGTCGTCGGGTCTGGCCCCGACAAGAATGTGGAAACCAACCAGCGCATGATGATGGGCGCTTTCTCGATTGCCGAGCAGCATATTCTCATCATGACGCCTTATCTTCTGCCGGACCGTGAACTGATCAGCGCGCTGGTGACGGCGGCGCGGCGCGGCGTGTCAGTCGATATCGTCGTGCCGGGCGTCAACAATCTGAAGCTGGTGGATCGCGCCATGCGTGCGCAGTTCGACCAGCTGTTGAAGGATGGTTGCCGCATCTGGCGGGCAGGTGGCGCTTTCAATCATTCGAAACTGATGACCATCGACGGTGCTTGGTCTTATGTCGGATCGTCCAATATTGATCCGCGCTCGCTGCGACTGAATTTCGAGGTCGATCTTGAAATTCTCGACCGCGACGTGGCGCGTCAGGTGGAAGAACGCATCGGCAAGGTGATCGAGGGTAGCCGCGAGGTCAATCTTGCGCGTCTCAAGAACAGGCCATTTCTGGAGCGGCTTCTGGACCGGATTATATGGCTGGGTTCGCCCTATCTCTGA
- a CDS encoding endonuclease/exonuclease/phosphatase family protein → MLKKKEPNRISKSILTAIRNRPGFRPLNANITGGDIVIASYNVHKCIGIDKQFNPQRTAEVISEIDADVIALQEADRRFGERSGLLDLGLLERRHGLVPVPITATMPKGHGWHGNVLLFREGVVRNVQQLKLPGVEPRGALVADLQFPAGPLRVIAAHLGLLKRSREQQAESILTALQEADTVPTLLIGDLNEWRIGKRSSLAALMPTFNHVATAVPSFPSRFPVFALDRVLGAPHNLVTSVEVHNTPLARLASDHLPIKAHLDLKSATNLLEEFSPEIFTSRTG, encoded by the coding sequence GTGCTGAAAAAGAAAGAACCAAACCGGATATCGAAGTCCATCCTGACTGCTATCCGGAACAGGCCGGGTTTCAGGCCGCTCAACGCCAATATTACCGGCGGTGATATCGTCATTGCATCCTACAATGTCCACAAATGCATCGGTATCGACAAACAGTTCAACCCGCAACGAACGGCTGAAGTCATCAGTGAAATCGACGCGGATGTGATTGCCCTGCAGGAAGCCGACAGGCGTTTCGGCGAGCGTTCCGGCCTGCTTGATCTCGGCCTGCTTGAGCGCCGCCATGGGCTCGTTCCAGTCCCCATTACCGCGACAATGCCCAAGGGCCACGGCTGGCACGGCAATGTGCTTCTGTTCCGTGAAGGTGTGGTGCGCAATGTGCAGCAGCTCAAGCTTCCCGGTGTCGAACCGCGCGGTGCACTGGTTGCGGACCTGCAGTTTCCGGCAGGCCCCCTGCGCGTGATCGCCGCGCATCTTGGTCTTCTGAAACGCTCCCGTGAGCAGCAGGCCGAAAGTATTCTTACTGCCTTGCAGGAAGCCGATACGGTGCCGACCTTGCTGATCGGCGACCTCAACGAATGGCGCATCGGCAAGCGCTCGTCACTCGCTGCCCTCATGCCGACATTCAACCATGTCGCCACAGCAGTCCCGAGTTTCCCGTCGCGGTTCCCGGTTTTTGCGCTGGATCGCGTGCTCGGAGCACCGCACAATCTCGTCACATCGGTTGAAGTACACAACACGCCACTGGCGCGCCTGGCATCCGATCACCTGCCCATCAAGGCGCATCTTGACCTCAAATCGGCAACGAACCTGCTGGAAGAATTCAGCCCGGAAATCTTCACGAGCAGGACGGGATAA